The window CGCGGATTCACCACCGAGGCGCGGATGTGGCTGGACCGGGCCCTGGCGGCGACACCCGAAGACCACCCCGACCGCCCGTTCGCCCTGGGCGTGGCCGCGCTGCACGCGCTGTGGCAGTCCGATATGGACAGTGCAGCCGGCCAGCTGGCGCAGGCCGAGAACCTGGGTGGCGACAACGCGTTCCTGGTGACCTACCTGGGATACGTGCGCAGCCTGGCAGCGTTGATCTCACTGGACTTGCGCACCGCCGAACTCGCCACCGCCGCCGCCGCGGGCTTCCGCGAACTCGGCGAGGTCCGCCGGGAACTGCACCCCCTGTTCATCCAAGGCGTGGCACTCGCCTACGGCGGCGACATCGAAGGCGCCCGCGCCGCGCTCGACCGAATGATCGAACTCTGCGAGTCACACGGCGAGAAGTACCACCGGGCCATGGCGATGTTCGGCGTGACCATGGTCGAAGTCGACTTCGGCGACGTCGACCGGGCGGCCGAAGCGGCACGGAAAGGACTGCTGGCCGACCTGGCCATGGACAACTCGTTCGGCGAGACCTTCCACTTGGAGAGCATGGCCTGGGTCGCCGACCGCCAGGGCGACCACCCGCGCGCCGCGACCCTCTTCGGCGTGGCGGCGCCCCTGTGGGCCGACCTCGGCACGACCCCGGAAGCCGCCGTCTCGATGCCCCACCTGTTTCATCGCGACAACACCCGAAAAGCCCTGGGAGACTTGGCTTTCGACCAGGCCCACGCGGCGGGCCGGGCCATGTCCGCCGCCGAACGACGGCAGTACGCGTTGGGGACCGAACCAGCGGAACCGGAAAGCCCGCTGACCCAGCGCGAAGCGGAGATCGCGGAGTTGGTGGCCGAGGGGATGACCAACGCGGACATCGCGGCGAAACTCGTCATCGCCCGGCGGACCGCGGACACCCATGTCGGGAACATCCTGACGAAACTCGGCTTCTCGAGTCGGGCACAGATCGCCGCCTGGGCCGTACGACGGCGCCGCTGACGTCGGCCGTTCGCCGGCCGGCTTTGGGGGGCCTGTTTGGGTGGTTCGCCTTGATTTGGGGACCCCGGAAATGGGCCTGCGCGGGTAAAGCGGGCAGGATGAAGAAACTGCCCCGCGCTGCGAAAGTTTAGGCCCATTTCACCCCAAATCAAGGCGAACCACCCAAACAGGCCGTTCTGCCGGGCCCCTTGCGGGCACAATTTCCCACGGCCATCCGGCATTCATAGAATGCGGCCCCATTCACGCTTTTATGACTCCTCTTTATGGGTGCCAATACGGGAAAACGCTTGGATACCGGATTCACGATGTCCCACGTAATGTGCGTTCATGGCCGGAAGGAGAATTCCCACGATTCGGCACGTGGCCGCCCTGGTGGGCCGCTCGGCCGAGTTGGCCGAAGTCGCGCTCACCGTCCGCAGACCGCCCTCGGTCGTGTTGGTGGAGGGTGAGGCCGGGGTGGGCAAGACCCGGCTGGTCCGCGAACTCGCCCGGGGCATCGACCCCAAGGGGCGGGCCGTGCTGTTCGGGACCTGCCAGCCGATGCGGGCGCCGCTGCCGTACGGCCCCGTGGTCGACATCCTCCGCGACACCCGGACGCTGCTCGAAGGGGTCGCCTCGAAGCTGAGCCCGCTGGCGGGCGCGTTGCGTCGGCTGTTGCCCGAGCTCGCGCCGCTGCTGCCCCCCGAGCCCGCGCGCGGCGACGTGGCCACCGAGCGGCACCAGGTGTTCCGCGCGGTGCGCGAGGTGCTCGCCGCCTACGGGCCCACGCTGCTGGTCGTCGAAGACGTGCACTGGGCCGACGAGGGCACCCAGGACCTGCTCCGGTTCCTGACCTGCCCGCCGACCCCGGACCTGTCGGTGGTCCTGACCTACCGCAGGGAGACCCAGCCCGGCAGGCACGGGTCGCTGCTCCCCGGCGGGGCGCACGTGCTGCTCGCCGAGGGCCGCAACACCCTGGTCCGGCTGCGCCCGTTGGAACCAGGGCACGTCGGCCAACTCGCCGCGGACCTGCTCGGCACCGAGCGGGTGGCCGACGACTTCGCGCGGGAGCTGCATCGGCGGACCGCGGGCATCCCGTTCGTGGTGGAGGAACTGCTGCGTGAGGTCCGCGAGGGCGGGTTGGTGCCGCGGCCGCGGGCGCTCGACGAGGTCGACATCCCGATCCTGCTGCGCGACACCCTGGCCGACCGCCTCGCCCGCCTCGGCCCGTCGGTCACCGTCGTCGTCCAAGCCGCCGCGGTGCTGGACACCGCCGCCACCGAAGCCGATCTGGCCGCGGTCGCGGGGCTGACCGAGGACGGCGTCGAGTCCGCGCTGACCCACGCGCTGGACGGCGCGGTGCTGCACGAGGTCGGCGCCGAACGCTACGCGCTGCGCCATCCGCTGGCGACGCAGGCGGTGTACGTGTCGATCCCGGGCCCGCTGCGCCGCCGCATGCACGCGCGGGCCGCCGAGCTGCTCGCCGCCGCCCCTGGGCCCGCGGTGGTCCGCCTCGCCCACCACTACCGGCAGGCCGGTGACCTGCCGACCTGGGTGCGCCGCACCCTGGCCGCGGTCGACCACGCCACCCAGGTCGGCGACACGGCGCTCGCCCTGCAGGTGCTCGAGGCCGCGCTCGCCGACGACGCGCTGCCCGTGCGGGACCGCAACACCCTCGCGGTGCGGCTGAGCCGGGTGGTGATCAACGGGATCGCGGGCAACAGCACCGTCGAGCGGCTGCGCAGCGTGCTGCGGGAGGAGACGCTCGGCCCCCGCGCGCGCGGGGAGGTGCGGCTCAACCTGGGCCTGTTGCTGATGAACCAGGTCGGCCGGATCGAGGACGCCCAAGGCGAGATCGAGATGGCTCTGCACGACCTGGACAGCCAGCCTGCCCTGGCCGCCCGCGGCTACGCGGCGCTCACCCTGCCGTTCACCGGGACCAGGCCGGTGCGCGACCACCAGCGCTGGCTCGCCGAGGCACTGCGGATCGCGGACTCGGCCACGGTCGACGACGAGCGGCTCATGGCCGTGCGGTCCAACGAGGTGACCGTGCTGGCGCAGTTGGGCGATCCCGCCGCGTGGGCCGCGGCCGAGCGGCTGCCCCGGCCCGGCCGCTCGGTCAAGATCGGCAGGCAGCTCGCCCGCGCCCACATCAACCTCGCCGACGCCGCCGCGTGGCTCGGGCACCACGACCGCGCCCGGGATTCCCTCGTCACCGGCCGCGAGTTGCTCTCCGACACCGGCGTGCCATTCCTGTCGATGCTGGCCACCGGCACCGAGCTGCGGCTGGACGCGGCGGGCGGCCGATGGGCGAGCCTGGAGCAGGACGCGGCGCAGCTCATCGACCAGGCCGGGGACATGGCCTACCTGGCCGCCGACGCGTGGGTCGCCCTGGGCTGGCTGGCCATCGCCCGCGGCGACCGCGACACCGCGATCCGACACCTCGACCACGCCCACGCCGCGGCCCCCGAGCACGCACCCATCTGCGCGGCGATCGCGGCGGGCCGGGTCACCATGGCGCTGACCCGCGGCGACGTGGCCGCGGCGGCGGTCGGGGCGGAGCGGGCGCTGAACGCCATCCGGCACAAAGACAACTGGCTGTGGGCGGCCGACCTCCTCCCACCCGCCACCCGCGCGCTGCTGCGGACGGGGCGGGTCGCCCACGCGGAGGCCATCGTCGCCGAGTTCGACCAAGGGGTGTCGGGCCGGGACGCGCCGCTGGCGGCCGCCGCGCTCGACCTGTGCCGGGGGCTGCTCGCCACCGGGAGCGCGGCGGTGGACCGCTACACCCGCGCCGCCAAGCAGTACCAGGCCCTGCCGCAGCCGCACGCGGCCGCCGCGGCCTACGAACTCGCGGGCACCGCCGCGGTCGACCTGGGCGACATCCAGACCGCGCTGCCGCTGCTCGACGCCGCCGCGACCGTCTTCACCGAACTGGGCCTGGCCAAGGACGCCGCCCGGTGCGTCCGGCTGAGCCGCCGGTTCCGCCTGGGAACACCGCGCGGCCGCAAGAGCTACGGCGGCAACCTCTCACCCCGGGAACGCGAGGTCGTGCACCTGGTCGCGGCGGGCAGCACCAACCGCCAGGTCGCCGAAGCCCTCTACCTCTCGACCCGGACGGTGGAGAAACACGTCGCCCAGGCGATGCGCAAACTCGGTCTGAGCTCGCGGGCCGAGTTCGCGGCGGTGCCGCTCTCCGAACCGTGCGAATAAGGCGATACCGCCCCCGCTGGTTCGGGGGCGGTATCGCCGGTGGGCCGATCCCGTCAGACCGCGCTCGACCGGAATCGGCGCAGCCGCAGGCTGTTCGCGACCACGAAGGCCGAACTCACCGCCATCGCCGCGCCCGCCAGCATCGGGTTCAACAGTCCGGCCGCCGCCAACGGCAGTGCCGCCACGTTGTAGGCGAACGCCCAGAACAGGTTGCCCTTGATCGTCGCCAAAGTGCTGCGGGACAAGCGGATCGCGTCTGCCGCCGCGCGCAGGTCACCCCGGACCAGCGTCAGGTCGGCCGCCTCGATGGCCACATCGGTGCCGGTGCCCATGGCCAGTCCCAGGTCCGCCTTGGCCAGCGCGGCCGCGTCGTTCACGCCGTCGCCGACCATGGCGACGACCTTGCCTTCCTTCTGCAGCCGGGCGACCACGTCGACCTTGTCCTGCGGGAGGACCTCCGCGATGACCTCGTCGATGCCGACCTCGCGGGCGACCGACTCGGCCACGGCCGCGTTGTCGCCGGTCAGCAGCACCGGCGTCAAACCCAGGCCGCGCAGCATGCGGATGGCGTCCGCCGAGGTCGGCTTGACGGTGTCCGCGACCACGAGCACGGCCCGGGGCTCGCCGTCCCAAGCGACGGCGACGGCGGTTCGGCCCTGAGCCTCAGCCGCCGCCTTGGCCTCGGCCAGATCGGCGGGCAGCTCCAGGCTCCACGCCCGCAACAACTCGGTGCGGCCGACCAGGACCGCGTGCCCGTCGACGACGCCGTGCACGCCCAAGCCCTCGGTCGCGCTGAAGTCCTCGACCGGCGGCAGGTCGCCCAAGTCCTGGGCGGCCACCGCGATGGCCTGCGCGATCGGGTGTTCCGACGCGTGCTCCACCGCGCCCGCCAGCCGAAGCGCCTCGTCGCGGTCGACGCCCTCGGCGGTGACAACGTCCACAAGGGACATCCGGCCGGTGGTCACCGTGCCCGTCTTGTCGAGCACGATCGTGTCGATCCGGCGGGTGGACTCCAGGACTTCCGGGCCCTTGATCAGGATTCCGAGCTGCGCTCCCCGGCCCGTGCCCACCAGCAGCGCGGTCGGCGTCGCCAGGCCCAAGGCGCACGGGCAGGCGATGATCAGCACGGCGACCGCCGCGGTGAAGGCCGCCGTGGTGCCGACCCCGGCGCCGAGCCAGAAGAACAGCGTGCCCAGGGCCAGCGCGATCACGATCGGCACGAACACGCCGGACACCCGGTCGGCGAGCCGCTGCACCGCGGCCTTGCCGGTCTGCGCGTCCTCGACGAGCTTCGCCATCTGCGCCAGCTGGGTGTCGGAACCGACCCGGGTGGCCCGCACGAGCAGCCTGCCGCCCGCGTTCACCGTCGCGCCGACCACGGCGTCACCCGGGCCGACCTCGACCGGGACCGACTCGCCGGTCAGCATGGCGGCGTCCACAGCGGACTTGCCGTCCTCGATGACGCCGTCGGTGGCGATCTTCTCCCCCGGCCGCACGACGAACCGGTCGCCCACGGCCAGTTGCCCGATCGGCACCCGGACCTCGACGCCGTCGCGCAGAACGGCGACCTCCTTCGCGCCCAGTTCCAGCAGCGCCCGCAACGCCGAGCCCGCGCGACGCTTCGACCTGGCCTCGAAGTAGCGGCCGGCGAGGATGAACGTGGTGACGCCCGCCGCGACCTCGAGGTAGATGCTCGCCTCCCCGCCCATGCGGCGGATAGTGAGCTCGAACGGGTGGGTCATGCCGGGCACACCCGCCGAACCGAACAGCAGCGCGTACAGGGACCAGCCGAACGCGGCCAGCGTCCCCATCGAGATCAAGGTGTCCATGGTCGCGGCGCCGTGCCGCAGGTTCGCCCACGCCGCCTGGTGGAACGGCCATGCCGCCCACCCGACGACGGGCGCGGCCAGCATCAGTGAGATCCACTGCCAGTAGGTGAACTGCAGCGCCGGGACCATCGCCATCGCGATGACCGGAACCGACAGCAGCACCGAGCCGATCAGCCGCTGCCGCAACGGGTCCGCGGGCGGCGCCGAGTCCGGCTCCGGCTCCGCGCGGGGCACGGTCGCGGTGTATCCCGCGGCCTCGACCTGCGCGACGAGCTCGGCCGGGTCGACCCCGTCCGGGTAGACGATCTTTGCTTTCTCGGTGGCGTAGTTGACGGTCGCGGTCACCCCGTCGAGCTTGTTGAGCCTGCGCTCGATCCGGTTGGCGCACGAGGCACACGTCATGCCGCCGATGGCGAGTTCGATCTCAGCCGGGCGAGCCGTGACGACGTTGGTGGTCATGTCCGCTCCTCTCGTGCGTCAGTTGTGGCCGTGGCCGGGCGCGTCCGAATGGGACGCACTGGGCACAGTGGACGGTGTGGATGGCACGGCGCCTTGGGATTTGTCCGCTGTGGACACGGTGAACTCCGCCGTGCGCACCTTGCCCTCGTGCTGGAAGTCGAGGAACAGCCGGTAGGTCGCGGTGGTCGGCACCTCGGCGAAGAACACGACTTCCGGTCCCGGCTGGGTCTTGCCGTCGCCGGGCGTGCCTTCCGGGTGCACGTGCAGGTACGCGAGGTCGCCTTCGCGGAGCGCGACCAGGTGCCCGTACGACCCGAGATAGGGCTGCAAGTCGGTGACCGGCTTGCCATCCTTGGCGACGGACAGGGTCACCTTCGAGGACGAGCCCGCCACCAGATCTCCGGTTAGGCGCACCTCGTAGCCGTCCACTGTGGCCACTCGCGACTCGGGGTGCGTCACCGGTTCGACAGCGCCGGGCACCGCGAGGTCCACGCCGAGGGTCATCCCCTCGCCGCCGGACGGGGTGAAGTCGGCGAACGCCCGGTAGCTGCCCGGCTTGGCCAGGTTCAGCCGGACGGCCCAGGTTCCATCGGGAGCCATTTCCGGGTGGACGTGCTGGAAGCCCGCGGTGTCGCGGCGCACCACGATGAGGTGCAGCCGCTTCTCGTGCTCGATGTCGAACGCGGTGACCGCTTGTCCGCCTGCTTTGGTGATCCGGAAGGAGAAAGGCTGGCCAGGGCCCGCGGGCAGCGTCGCGTGGGTGGGCGTGAAGGTGTATCCGCCCCTGGACGACGACAGCCCTTCGGGCAGGTCGTGCGGCGTGCTCGCCGGGACAGTGTCGCCGTGGGTCTCCCCGTGCGCCTGAGCCCGCGCGGCGGGCTCGGCGGAGAAGGGACCGACAGCGGTGCCGATCGCCCAGGCGCCGGTGGCGACCAGGACGAGCGCCGCACCGTAGGCGGTGAGCTTCGCTGGAGTCTTCATGTCTCTGCTTTCTGGCTTTGCCGCCGGTCTAGGCGGTCAGTTCGTAACCGGCTTCCGCTACTGCGGCGCGCACCTCGGCTTCGGCGAGGTCGCGGGTGCTCTCCACGGTGACCGCGCCGGTCGGGAGGTCGACTTTGACCGACGTGACACCGTCGATGCGGCCGACTTCGTCCCGAACGGACTGGACACAGTGGCCACAGGTCATCCCGGTGACGGTGTAGGTGGTGGACTCGGACATCGCGGCACTCTCCTTCGGTTGAACTGGTCGCAACCATACCCCCAGGGGGTATCAAAAACAAGCTTGCCCACGACTCATCGCGGTGTTAGGTTCGAGATACCCCCTCAGGGTATGCACAACCAAGTTCAGGAGGCTCCGGTGTCCAGCGAAGAACATCAGCACATGGGTGCGCACGACCACGGCGCCATGGACCACAGCGCGATGGGGCACGGCCCCGTGAGCTGGCGGATGGCCGCGTCCGCCACGCTGCACTGCCTCACCGGCTGCGCCATCGGCGAGGTGCTCGGCATGGTGATCGGCACCGCGCTGGGCTGGGGGAATGTGGCCACGATCGTGCTCGCCGTCGTCCTCGCCTTCTTCTTCGGCTACGCACTGACGATGCGCGGCGTGCTGCGGGCGGGAGTCGGCTTCAAGCAGGCAGTCAAGGTCGCGCTCGCCGCCGACACCCTGTCCATCGCGGTGATGGAGGTCGTCGACAACGCCATCATGGTGGCCGTGCCGGGCGCCATGGAGGCAGGCGTGAACAGCCTGCTGTTCTGGGGCGCCCTCGCGTTCGCCCTGGGTGTGGCCTTCGTCGTCACCTGGCCGATCAACCGGTGGATGATCGGCCGCGGCCTGGGCCACGCCGTGGTCCACGCCTACCACTGAGAGTCGCTCAGGTGACGGTGATGACCCCGGTGTACATCCCCATCGAGCACGAGTACTCGAGGGTGCCGGGTTCGAGCACACCGAGGTCGATGCGGGTCTCGCCGCTCACCGGCAGCGTCTGCTCGATGCCGCGGGAGGGCACCACCAGCGCCCGCACGCAGCCCTTCGCGTTCTCCGAGCGCACCAGCAGGGTCGTCGGAACGCCCGCCCGCGCACCGACGTTGGGCGGGCGGTACGCGCCCGTGACGGCGACGATCTCGACGACCTGGGCGCCGTCGGTGATGGTGGCCGCTGTCTGGTCGACCGGCTCTTCGGAACTCATCAGCCTGCTCACGGCCAGCTCCAGGCCGCCGTTGACCGTGTACAGGCCGGTCAGCAGCAGAACCACGCCGGTGGCGATGGCCAGCCTGCCGCGCCAGGCGGTGGCGGCCTTGCGGGCGGCGTAGCCGAGGACGGCGAACAGCGGGCCGGTGCCGAGGACGAAGACCGCCATGGTCGCCGCACCGGCGAGGGCTGACCCGGACGCCAGGGCCAACGCCTCGACCGAGAGCGTCACCCCGCACGGGATGACCACCGTGGCGAACCCGAGGACAGCGGGCGCCAACGCGGCCTGCGAGCGCGACTGGTTGCGGACCATGCGCATCCAGGGCAGGGGCGGCATGACGACGATCCGCCGGAATCCGGGCACCCCGAGCTGCGAGAGCCCGAAAACGATGATCAGCGCCCCGGCGACGAACTGCAGCGTGGTCCGCGCACCGAGCGAGAGCTGGACGGCGCCGCCGATCGCGCCCAGCAGGGCGCCGAGCAGGGTGTGCGAGAGCAGTTTGCCCGCCATGAAGCCGCCGACGGGCGCGAGGTCGTCACCAAGGCGGGCGAGCGCGGTCTGCCCAGCGGGTGCCGCGTCATCGGGCCGCTGCCGGGCGATGAGACCCGCGAGCAGGCCGCCTTGCACTGCGGCGCAGGAGATCCCACCGGCCAGCAGGCCGGTGAGGAGTACGGCGAGAAGGTCCACGGAAATGCCTTTCGGGGTTTGCGTGTCGAGTCGAGGTCGGCGGTCCGAACAGGTGTCGGACGGACCTCTCCTACGTACGCAGCACGCAGAGGCGAACCGGATCCGGACTAGGCCAGGCCAGACTCGCGACGGCGGTGGGGACCCTGCCCATCAACGCCCGAACCTCCACGGCGCGCGGCTGCCCGAGCCGCACCAGCGCCAGCAGGACGGCCACCGCCACGGACACGCAGAGGGCGACAAGCCCGGTCGAACCGGACTCCGCGGGCGAACCGCTGTGCGCGGCCGGATCGACCACCGGCCGGTGCTCCACCGACCGGTGCCTTATCGAATCGGTGCCGCCGAGGTGAGCGCCCTGATCGGCGACCGACCGGAACACTCTCCCAGCAGCACCGCCGTAATGCCCCGCCTGACCGGCAACCAACTCGCTCCCCGACCCGGCCCCACCATGGCCGGCGGCCTGAGCGACAACCGGCCGGAGCGCCACCAGAGCGGCCGCGGCGCGGTGGGTGGGCTGCTCGGCGGTTGGTCGGTGTCCCGTTCGGGCGGTCCCGCCGTGGTGCGCGCCGTGGCTGTCGGCGTCTGTCGTCGCGAGGGGGAAGGTGGTCTCGGCGGCGGCTGCGCAGTGCGAGCCCAGCGTCGCCGCCGCGGCGAGTAGGAGGGTGACCATCAGCCCGGCGAGGGACGCTCGCCGGGGTCGATTGATCTTCGCCGCGGACACCCCGCCAGGGTACGGGCGCCGGGGTCGCGCGCGGAACCGCGCATCCTTCCCACTTGCTTCCCGGAGCGCCGGGTGCGGTGAGCGGGGATAATTCGAGCAGCGTCGCCGACAGCGCGGTCTTGG is drawn from Actinokineospora alba and contains these coding sequences:
- a CDS encoding ATP-binding protein, with the translated sequence MAALVGRSAELAEVALTVRRPPSVVLVEGEAGVGKTRLVRELARGIDPKGRAVLFGTCQPMRAPLPYGPVVDILRDTRTLLEGVASKLSPLAGALRRLLPELAPLLPPEPARGDVATERHQVFRAVREVLAAYGPTLLVVEDVHWADEGTQDLLRFLTCPPTPDLSVVLTYRRETQPGRHGSLLPGGAHVLLAEGRNTLVRLRPLEPGHVGQLAADLLGTERVADDFARELHRRTAGIPFVVEELLREVREGGLVPRPRALDEVDIPILLRDTLADRLARLGPSVTVVVQAAAVLDTAATEADLAAVAGLTEDGVESALTHALDGAVLHEVGAERYALRHPLATQAVYVSIPGPLRRRMHARAAELLAAAPGPAVVRLAHHYRQAGDLPTWVRRTLAAVDHATQVGDTALALQVLEAALADDALPVRDRNTLAVRLSRVVINGIAGNSTVERLRSVLREETLGPRARGEVRLNLGLLLMNQVGRIEDAQGEIEMALHDLDSQPALAARGYAALTLPFTGTRPVRDHQRWLAEALRIADSATVDDERLMAVRSNEVTVLAQLGDPAAWAAAERLPRPGRSVKIGRQLARAHINLADAAAWLGHHDRARDSLVTGRELLSDTGVPFLSMLATGTELRLDAAGGRWASLEQDAAQLIDQAGDMAYLAADAWVALGWLAIARGDRDTAIRHLDHAHAAAPEHAPICAAIAAGRVTMALTRGDVAAAAVGAERALNAIRHKDNWLWAADLLPPATRALLRTGRVAHAEAIVAEFDQGVSGRDAPLAAAALDLCRGLLATGSAAVDRYTRAAKQYQALPQPHAAAAAYELAGTAAVDLGDIQTALPLLDAAATVFTELGLAKDAARCVRLSRRFRLGTPRGRKSYGGNLSPREREVVHLVAAGSTNRQVAEALYLSTRTVEKHVAQAMRKLGLSSRAEFAAVPLSEPCE
- a CDS encoding heavy metal translocating P-type ATPase, yielding MTTNVVTARPAEIELAIGGMTCASCANRIERRLNKLDGVTATVNYATEKAKIVYPDGVDPAELVAQVEAAGYTATVPRAEPEPDSAPPADPLRQRLIGSVLLSVPVIAMAMVPALQFTYWQWISLMLAAPVVGWAAWPFHQAAWANLRHGAATMDTLISMGTLAAFGWSLYALLFGSAGVPGMTHPFELTIRRMGGEASIYLEVAAGVTTFILAGRYFEARSKRRAGSALRALLELGAKEVAVLRDGVEVRVPIGQLAVGDRFVVRPGEKIATDGVIEDGKSAVDAAMLTGESVPVEVGPGDAVVGATVNAGGRLLVRATRVGSDTQLAQMAKLVEDAQTGKAAVQRLADRVSGVFVPIVIALALGTLFFWLGAGVGTTAAFTAAVAVLIIACPCALGLATPTALLVGTGRGAQLGILIKGPEVLESTRRIDTIVLDKTGTVTTGRMSLVDVVTAEGVDRDEALRLAGAVEHASEHPIAQAIAVAAQDLGDLPPVEDFSATEGLGVHGVVDGHAVLVGRTELLRAWSLELPADLAEAKAAAEAQGRTAVAVAWDGEPRAVLVVADTVKPTSADAIRMLRGLGLTPVLLTGDNAAVAESVAREVGIDEVIAEVLPQDKVDVVARLQKEGKVVAMVGDGVNDAAALAKADLGLAMGTGTDVAIEAADLTLVRGDLRAAADAIRLSRSTLATIKGNLFWAFAYNVAALPLAAAGLLNPMLAGAAMAVSSAFVVANSLRLRRFRSSAV
- a CDS encoding heavy-metal-associated domain-containing protein: MSESTTYTVTGMTCGHCVQSVRDEVGRIDGVTSVKVDLPTGAVTVESTRDLAEAEVRAAVAEAGYELTA
- a CDS encoding DUF4396 domain-containing protein, translating into MGAHDHGAMDHSAMGHGPVSWRMAASATLHCLTGCAIGEVLGMVIGTALGWGNVATIVLAVVLAFFFGYALTMRGVLRAGVGFKQAVKVALAADTLSIAVMEVVDNAIMVAVPGAMEAGVNSLLFWGALAFALGVAFVVTWPINRWMIGRGLGHAVVHAYH
- a CDS encoding sulfite exporter TauE/SafE family protein; its protein translation is MDLLAVLLTGLLAGGISCAAVQGGLLAGLIARQRPDDAAPAGQTALARLGDDLAPVGGFMAGKLLSHTLLGALLGAIGGAVQLSLGARTTLQFVAGALIIVFGLSQLGVPGFRRIVVMPPLPWMRMVRNQSRSQAALAPAVLGFATVVIPCGVTLSVEALALASGSALAGAATMAVFVLGTGPLFAVLGYAARKAATAWRGRLAIATGVVLLLTGLYTVNGGLELAVSRLMSSEEPVDQTAATITDGAQVVEIVAVTGAYRPPNVGARAGVPTTLLVRSENAKGCVRALVVPSRGIEQTLPVSGETRIDLGVLEPGTLEYSCSMGMYTGVITVT